The Lolium rigidum isolate FL_2022 unplaced genomic scaffold, APGP_CSIRO_Lrig_0.1 contig_30453_1, whole genome shotgun sequence genome contains the following window.
GGTGCGCACGCGCCGCCACTGACTTCTTCTCATGCTGCACCTGCCGTCCCCTTCACTCCGTCGTCGACAGCTTGCGCCGCAGGCAGTTTTGCTCCCACCTTCGTCGGTCCAGCCTTCTGGCTTCTTCCTCGCAGCCGACGCCTTCCGCGACatcgcgaagggcgccttcggccctttcgtctcattgcccgcGGCTTGGTGGCCGCTTTCTTGACCATTTTTTTTGGGGCCCATCGGCAGCGCCATGGATGGGAGGGtaccggcggcgggagggagagagagtagcgaCGACGGGATGAAAAATGAATTGGCAGGAGAAGCAGTGAAATCTTTTGGGAGGatagaaatgcgcggcgggagaaGCACGCGAATTTTATGTCTCGCTGACGCGTCAGGCCCATGTCTCCTCGTCTGGACAACATATTAGACCTCACCGGACAGAAGGAGGCTTGGGAACAAAAAATTGCCCGAAGCACCCAAATACCTTTGTTGGACCTCTGGACGCGGCTgtctggagatgctctcacactGGACGTTCACACTTCGGAGGTTTTGCCTAGCATTCATCAGCATAAAAGATCACGGACCTTTTGGTAATCTCTAGAAAAAGGCTGACCTTACCAACCTTTTCCTATATTCTCATTATATTCTCAGTTCACTTAAGCCAAAACCAAAGCAAAACTGATCCAGACTTCAGTGGTGCTGACGAAACACGGCTCACATCATAACATTGATAATCTACCATCTTACCTACTGATTcacttcatgcatatatatatgctaCGAACACAGCCAATTCCAAATTATTAAACCCAGCTGCCACACAGTTATTATGGCTTTCATTCACTCTCCATGGAGACTACAGGATGCATTATGCAGCCACTAGGATTACAAAGTATAAAACGATAGATCCGCTACTGCCCCGCAAGATTCTGGAAAGATCTTGCGATCACACATAAAGTTCGACTGGGTGGTCTTAGACAGGACCAGATAACTACACTAACAACATAGTAAACATAGATTGCCCTTATTGAAAGATCTGGTGCTTTGCCCAACAAAATTCTATACTCTGGCATTCTAGCCACGAAGAGGGGCACACCTATTTCAATTGTGGATGGAACAGGAAATACACCCCTGCTGCTTCTGATGCCACAACGATCAGCTGTTTCTGTTTCAAAAAGATTGGGTCGTCAGGGATAGGAACCGAGAAATACATTTAACAGGATCTAAAGGTGGATGTGAAAGAAAAGAGAGTTTTAGCTTGACACTGTGTTGAGCCTTGTGCGAATTTCATAACTATAAATAAGGCAAATAAGCTCAGTAATGTAAATCCTGTGAGAGGAAATTTTTCTAAAATAATCCATCCAACCAAACCGATCAAGAATATCCCAATCTGATAAATCTGTCCAAAGAGGTTTACTAATAGGATGGCCCGATCCAGTACAAAATTGAGCTTTTGAAACTTGTTTCAATACTCGTACAGAAACATTCCTACAAGTGGATATACAGTTCATTTATTCTCTGATTCCTGGTTACCAAGATTGCCAAATTTGAAGCACATCTCCGAAGTGAAATTTAATATGcaacacaacaacaaaaaaatacaGTCTTTATCTAACTACTCTTGTGAGTGCGGTATTATAGAAGAGCGCAGTCAGGAACCAGCTCTTACCATTTTAATTTTTACTCAAAGACACTAAAATAGAAAGCCTCTACTGGAATATTTGAATCAGTCAACATCTCAGAATACATCAGACCCTTCAGAGCACAAGCATCACAGTTTATTactagaacatcaactctattagATAATACTAGTCCCTAAAATGGAAGCATGACAATTTTAGAAGTAATcttgagaaagaaagaaagatcaGAAATCATGCACCTCGAACTGCTAAATTATGCTTCCATGATTCCCATATGTGGTTGCTTATTTAACCGAAGGAAGCTCTGCACTTGCGAGACCAACATAAGCAATTTTTGGACTTCCGACGCCCAGAATTAATTCCCTGTTGGATATTACCTTGGCTCTGACCATAATCATATGTAAGCTCTGTCATTGGAGGAATATGCTTGATTGCGAAGAACGCGATATGTGGATATCCCTCATCACCATGGTCATATAGAACTGGTTGCCAAAAAACGTTAGGTGAGCAGCTGTGGTTCATAAAGCGAGCTATGTTGCCAGCTCGTTTTGCACTAATAACTAATGGCAGCTGCTTAGATGATTCATTCAAGTCAGAAAGATTAGGTTCACCCAGTAATTCTGGTGCGTAGTTCCATCTTAAGCTCTGCTCAGAAGAAGGGGTCTCAAAAATGTAATCATCTTCTGCCTCAACAGTAGTCTTATCAACAATTACACCAGCATATTCACAGATAAATGTGCCAGCTCGAATTGGGTCCCAACTACGAAGGCCCCAACCTCGATCTCCAGTCTTAAacacttcgaagtggatctgggtACCCTTTTGCACAACCCGGTTCCGGCAATTATATAAACAAGTGCATGAATCATTGCACTCGTACAACATAGGCATCCGGCTAACAAGTATGCCTGAAGCACTGTAAGGAAGGTCACCAGCATTTCGATGTGTACAGGAACAGTTGTTATCACCAGGTAGGCATACACTTGTGCATTTGCAACCTTGCATCTTTCTCATTGAGCTCAGAGAATTCATGTAGTTAAGTTTAGTTGTATATGTGAAGTGGCTAGGACCTTTCTCATCATCAACCTCATTTACAAGGCAGACAGGCTTACTTTCCATACCGTGTGATATGTCGTGTAATATAACACGATCTCTAGAGGATGGATTTTCCCTCCATTTCTCAGTCTTCTTCCACACAGCAATGCCATCAGGTTGGCCAGGTTCCCTGAGCAACTTGTGTTTAAACACATTGAAACCAGACTTTCCTTTCTCCACCCAGGCTTCTCTGATCTTGTAAAGGCCatcatatatgtatatcttaccaGTTGAACAAGTCCAGTCTTTTACACTGCGAACGACTCGGACGGGATTACCTCTATGCAAACTCCTCTCCAGTGCAAGATTGCCTCTCTCAAGCTTTTGATCATCCTTCCCAGACATGCCATGTCCTGCGTAAACCAGAACCTCTGGATCATCTTCAGTATTCTCATACATTCCAGATGATACTACACAAATGGCCACAGGGTCCTCTTCATTACCGAACTTAGCAGACATGTAATCTATCCCTGCCATGCTCTGACTATTCAGCCCTACCAGGCACATTTCGATTCTGAAGTAGAACATGTCACCAACCTCGACACCTGAAACCTCTCCAATCCTCTTGTTCTTGTTGATGCGAAGTTCAGAGCTCATCATGATACTTCCGGCCTTCATGTTATGCTGTTGCTTTGCTACTTGCTTAACCTCATCCAGCTGCATGAGTCGCCGCCGCAGTGCATCAAACATCAGAAGTACATTATCTACAGATTCTCTAGGATCATCTGAAGACAAAGAGGGCAGGTGCAGCAGGGTAGTATCAATTTTCCTAGGCCGTCCACGCTTTGATGTGTCACCAGTGTCAGCATCTATTGAAAGGCCTGAATGACTTGAAGCAGTTACTGAACTATCAGGCACACGCTTCGGCCGTCCTCTCTTCCTCTTACCATCCTCTAGTGAGGTGACTGCAGAAAGTGTCTGCATAAAGGGCTCACTCTTTTTTGTAGGAGTTGGAGTATCTGAACTATCCTGTACACGTTTGGGGCGTCCCCTTTTATTCATACCAGATTCATGCACACTGGATGCAGGAGGTGTCTGGGAGACAGGTTTACCATCCTGTACACGCACTGAAGGAGTTGGTAAGACAGAAACATCCGGTACAGGCACTAAAGGAGTTGGTAAGACAGAAACAACCGGTACAGGCACTGAAGGAGTTGGTAAGACAGAAACATCTGGTACAGGCGCTGAAGGAGTTGGTAAGACAGAAACATCTGGCACACGCTTGGGTCGTCCCCTCTTCCTCTTACCAGATTCATGCGAAATTGTAGAAGGGGGTGTCTGGAGAACAATATCATTACTTTCCGGGGGAGCTGAAGGAACTGAAGGAACCAAATTAACTGGAGGATCTGCAGGAACCAAATTAACTGGAGGATCCGCAGGAACCAAATGAAGTGGAGGAACGGACGGAACAGTAGTTTCTTGCACACGTTTCGgcctccccctcttcttcttaccaGATTCCTGTGTAGAGACCGCTGGGGGAGTTTGCAACACAGGGGTGACCATTGTGTTGTTTGCAGTACCATTAGCATTTGCAACCCCATTCATGTGAACCATATATGGCTGCGCCAGGTGGGGATCTGCAGGAGCAGATGTAAACACTGGTGGAACACCAGCAGGCATTCCCAGGTAGGCACCTCCAGCATATGGTCCAAACGGGCTGACACAGACAACTGAAGGTGAGCTTTTAGGGGTGAAAGTGTGCATCCCAAGCGGTGCAGGGAACATGGGGGTCAGTGTGCGCAACGGTTTGGCATCAATGATTGTTGTGTCATTCAGCACAACTGAAGCCGTCTGCTGATTTCCAGCCATTTTATGATGTCAACTGATCTTTTCCCAGATGAAAAATTATGCCAGCAATTCCTTTGTATCTTCCTCCACAGCTCTAGACTTGTCCACAGGTCATACTTCAGGGAAAACTGAAAACAAAAGGACCAGTCAGCATCCTGAATATAAGGTATTGATAAAGAACTTAAACTGTTGGTTGTTCGATGAAGACCATGAATCATTAACAGCAGATCTAGAAAAACACTAAATTCTGATTGCTCATCACAGATCAACAGTTCACCAATTACTGTACTctgaaaaaaaaaaagttcaccaATTACTAAAAAGAAGACATGCAACACTAAAAGCACAATCGTaacaaacaaagaaaaatgcTTTTATAAATTTTTAAAGAAAGATAAATAAATCAATTGTGCTTAGTACATGTGCCATCAGTCAAACTTGTAACATTGTTAATTTTGTAATATTAAGATTGTCAGTGCAAATATAGCATGGCTCTTTGACATAAAATGCTTCCATGATATTGTTTTGTTTCCTGTCGTACAAGCTATGGCAGCAAAACATGAAAAGTTAAAAAACAACACTTCTCAGGGCTTGGAGAGAGTAATGCATACTATTGAGATTTTTTCTAAGGTTTTTTCGACTACACGTGGCTCAGAGCTGAGGCAACTTCAGGTGAGCATAGCACAACAAataagcaaaagaaaaagaacctaTCGGTACAAATTCAATACATGTTTGCTATTTAAATCTGTAGAACGAAACTAAGATTAGAATAGAACTTCACATTTGTAGCAACAAGTTGAAAAATAGAAAGTTTAACACAACAATTGATAATGAGATGAAGACAGAACATCATTTTGCAGGTAAAACAAGTT
Protein-coding sequences here:
- the LOC124680903 gene encoding histone-lysine N-methyltransferase, H3 lysine-9 specific SUVH1-like isoform X2, translated to MAGNQQTASVVLNDTTIIDAKPLRTLTPMFPAPLGMHTFTPKSSPSVVCVSPFGPYAGGAYLGMPAGVPPVFTSAPADPHLAQPYMVHMNGVANANGTANNTMVTPVLQTPPAVSTQESGKKKRGRPKRVQETTVPSVPPLHLVPADPPVNLVPADPPVNLVPSVPSAPPESNDIVLQTPPSTISHESGKRKRGRPKRVPDVSVLPTPSAPVPDVSVLPTPSVPVPVVSVLPTPLVPVPDVSVLPTPSVRVQDGKPVSQTPPASSVHESGMNKRGRPKRVQDSSDTPTPTKKSEPFMQTLSAVTSLEDGKRKRGRPKRVPDSSVTASSHSGLSIDADTGDTSKRGRPRKIDTTLLHLPSLSSDDPRESVDNVLLMFDALRRRLMQLDEVKQVAKQQHNMKAGSIMMSSELRINKNKRIGEVSGVEVGDMFYFRIEMCLVGLNSQSMAGIDYMSAKFGNEEDPVAICVVSSGMYENTEDDPEVLVYAGHGMSGKDDQKLERGNLALERSLHRGNPVRVVRSVKDWTCSTGKIYIYDGLYKIREAWVEKGKSGFNVFKHKLLREPGQPDGIAVWKKTEKWRENPSSRDRVILHDISHGMESKPVCLVNEVDDEKGPSHFTYTTKLNYMNSLSSMRKMQGCKCTSVCLPGDNNCSCTHRNAGDLPYSASGILVSRMPMLYECNDSCTCLYNCRNRVVQKGTQIHFEVFKTGDRGWGLRSWDPIRAGTFICEYAGVIVDKTTVEAEDDYIFETPSSEQSLRWNYAPELLGEPNLSDLNESSKQLPLVISAKRAGNIARFMNHSCSPNVFWQPVLYDHGDEGYPHIAFFAIKHIPPMTELTYDYGQSQELPSVK
- the LOC124680903 gene encoding histone-lysine N-methyltransferase, H3 lysine-9 specific SUVH1-like isoform X1; this translates as MAGNQQTASVVLNDTTIIDAKPLRTLTPMFPAPLGMHTFTPKSSPSVVCVSPFGPYAGGAYLGMPAGVPPVFTSAPADPHLAQPYMVHMNGVANANGTANNTMVTPVLQTPPAVSTQESGKKKRGRPKRVQETTVPSVPPLHLVPADPPVNLVPADPPVNLVPSVPSAPPESNDIVLQTPPSTISHESGKRKRGRPKRVPDVSVLPTPSAPVPDVSVLPTPSVPVPVVSVLPTPLVPVPDVSVLPTPSVRVQDGKPVSQTPPASSVHESGMNKRGRPKRVQDSSDTPTPTKKSEPFMQTLSAVTSLEDGKRKRGRPKRVPDSSVTASSHSGLSIDADTGDTSKRGRPRKIDTTLLHLPSLSSDDPRESVDNVLLMFDALRRRLMQLDEVKQVAKQQHNMKAGSIMMSSELRINKNKRIGEVSGVEVGDMFYFRIEMCLVGLNSQSMAGIDYMSAKFGNEEDPVAICVVSSGMYENTEDDPEVLVYAGHGMSGKDDQKLERGNLALERSLHRGNPVRVVRSVKDWTCSTGKIYIYDGLYKIREAWVEKGKSGFNVFKHKLLREPGQPDGIAVWKKTEKWRENPSSRDRVILHDISHGMESKPVCLVNEVDDEKGPSHFTYTTKLNYMNSLSSMRKMQGCKCTSVCLPGDNNCSCTHRNAGDLPYSASGILVSRMPMLYECNDSCTCLYNCRNRVVQKGTQIHFEVFKTGDRGWGLRSWDPIRAGTFICEYAGVIVDKTTVEAEDDYIFETPSSEQSLRWNYAPELLGEPNLSDLNESSKQLPLVISAKRAGNIARFMNHSCSPNVFWQPVLYDHGDEGYPHIAFFAIKHIPPMTELTYDYGQSQGNIQQGINSGRRKSKNCLCWSRKCRASFG